TGTGAAGCGGTTCGACCTAACCTGGGAGCACATCATTCTCAGCGAAACCATTTTTGACATCCTGAATGAAGTTGTCTTAGAGAATCGCAAGCAGGACATTCTGGCTGCTTATGGACTAAAACCCAAAAACAAGCTGCTATTTTGTGGGCTGCCTGGATGCGGTAAGACTCAGACTGCCAAAGTTCTATCTAGCGTACTGGGGTTGCCACTTGTCTACGTTAACCTAACGGCTGTCTTTTCATCCTTTTTGGGTGAAACTGCAACCAATCTTCAAAAGATCTTTACCTACGTTGAGCGTGACGAATGGGTCGTCCTGTTTGATGAATTTGACGCGATTGCCCGCGATCGTAATACGCCCAACGAGCATGGCGAAGTCAAACGACTGGTCAATAGCCTCCTGCAACTGATCGACACCACGACCAGCCAAAGTCTTTTCATCGCTGCCACCAACCATGAATCCTTGCTAGACAGCGCCGTGTGGCGACGCTTTGACGAGGTGATTCTGTTTGAGCCGCCTACGCTAGAGTTACGAATCGCCCTGCTAAAGCGATACTTAGCAGCAATTCGCTATCCTGGCATCGATTTAGCCCCGTTTGCTGCCCAAATTGAAAATGCCACAGGTGCAGATGTAGAGCGCATCTGTGCGGATGCGATTAAAATGGTGATTCTGCGGGGCGACAACATATTAACTGTCACTGATTTAGAAGCGGCAATTGGGCGCTACTTGCAGAGAGAGCGTATAATATCGAACTCAACAGACTTCTCTACAGATAGCGGACATGGCGAGCGAGTTTGAGCATTTAAAACTGCCTCGAATCAATATTCAGCTACCACGTCGTGCGGGGGGTGGCGGCGGTGACAAAAAATATCGTGATAACCGCGACACTCATGGCACTCAGATCCTCGCTCAAATTTCGTCCCTGACGAAGACTGTCAAAGAGCGCAAAAGCTCCTTTCGCCTTGATCCGAAGCTAATCTTCAAGATTAAGCTGGCGAGCGAATTTGAGGACCTTAAAGAAGAAGCTCTGACGAAATCGGGGCTGACTTTACTGGGACGCGAACC
This genomic interval from Leptolyngbya ohadii IS1 contains the following:
- a CDS encoding AAA family ATPase; this encodes MIEEERSKNHLLLAKELEKVLHDSNGHSSKHLVSNPVPWHQFPEPPKDKETGLPLLDVKRFDLTWEHIILSETIFDILNEVVLENRKQDILAAYGLKPKNKLLFCGLPGCGKTQTAKVLSSVLGLPLVYVNLTAVFSSFLGETATNLQKIFTYVERDEWVVLFDEFDAIARDRNTPNEHGEVKRLVNSLLQLIDTTTSQSLFIAATNHESLLDSAVWRRFDEVILFEPPTLELRIALLKRYLAAIRYPGIDLAPFAAQIENATGADVERICADAIKMVILRGDNILTVTDLEAAIGRYLQRERIISNSTDFSTDSGHGERV